The genomic region GCAAGACGCGGCCGCTTCCGTTTTCCTGGCAGGGAGAAAGGACCCTGCCCTCTCTCCCCCACAAGCACAAAATCCGGTCTCCCCGTCCTTCCTCGCCTTACTCGAGCGCAAACCGCTCGAGCCGGCTCGTGCAGGATCGGCGCGGATCCGCATGCACGGATCTTGCGCCGCCCCTTCGCACACGCTCGGGCGGGCGAACCCCCTCCGGATTTTGCACTTGCCCCCCTCTCTCCCGGTCCTCGCCGGACGGTCAGGCGGACAGGCGCGGGCCTGTCCGCTGCCGTCAACGGAAAATGGCTTTCCGGCACCCGGACTGCCAGAGAGAAAGGGCAAAACCCATGAAAAACAACACCGCATCGCTCTACGTGCTGGACCCCGAAACGACCCTGTTTCGGCCCATGCTGATGTCCACCGAACACGGCTTTAAGCCGCTTTACGCGGCGATGGGCTGCACGCTGGTCGAGGCGTTGCGCTTCGATGACCGCCACCTGCTGTTTGCCGACGAGGACGGCTTGCGGGACGGGCTTACGGCCTTCACGATCTTTGACGGATACCCCCAGCCCTTGGCCGGAAAGCTGGTGCTGGCATGTCTTGACGACGAGCCGTTCGCAACGCCGCTGATCAGCATCGAGGACGCGGCCAAGCGCTTCGAATGCGCCCGCCCGCTGCTCGATCCTGTGTTTTCGTCGGAGGAAGGCACGCGCGGCAGCGGCCTTGTCTTCTCAACCATTCTGCAGGGCTTTCAGACCCGCATTGAACGGCGCGCCCCCACCATCACCGAAGGGGCCGCATGATGACCATAGCCCTGATCGAAAACGCGACCCTTGTCGTTTCGGTTGGTTCCTTTGCCGCGTCCATCGCGGCAAAGGGGATCGAGCACAAGTTTGACGCCCTCACCCACTATCCCGACCGGCGCGCCCGTATCGAACTGGACGAGCTGGCCGACCGGCTCAATCGCTTCGCGACCTTCGCCCGCGACCTGGCCGAAGATAGCAATATCGTCGCCGGTTTCGACGGCAGCGGCGAAGTCGAGCGGTTCGCGCGAAAGCACGTCGCCTTGACCCGCGCCTTTTGGGAGGCCGAAAGCCGTTGCCTGAACTGGTTCATCACCGGCCCGGCGAACTTCCCCAAGGCCCGAAACGAAAAGCGGCAGGCAACCGCGCAGAAGCGACGGCAGGAAATCAGCGACCACGAAGCCAAGGCCCGCAAGGCGATCCGGGCGCGCGCTCTGCCCTTCGGCGCCGAAGGCGATCCGATCCGCTCCAATGATCCCGATGCCATCGCCAAGATCGAGGCGAAAATTGCCGCCCTGTCCGATGCCATCGACAGCGCCAAAGCCGCCAATCGCATCATTCGGCGGATGGAAAAGGCCAATGCCGAGGAAGCCGATATGGTCAAAGCCGTGGTGGCCGAGACCAACGCCACCCCGGAAATCGCCGTGCGCGCCATCGTCTTGCAGCCATGGCAGACCCGGCGCGGCTACGACACGACCGGCGACCGTGCCGAGATTCGACGCCTCAAGATACGGCTGGCAACGCTGCGCCGCACCCAGGAGCGCGGCACGATCAGCCAGACCGTCGAGACCGAAACGGCGGCGTTCGAG from Pelagibacterium sp. 26DY04 harbors:
- a CDS encoding protein psiB, giving the protein MKNNTASLYVLDPETTLFRPMLMSTEHGFKPLYAAMGCTLVEALRFDDRHLLFADEDGLRDGLTAFTIFDGYPQPLAGKLVLACLDDEPFATPLISIEDAAKRFECARPLLDPVFSSEEGTRGSGLVFSTILQGFQTRIERRAPTITEGAA